Sequence from the Hyalangium minutum genome:
CGAAGAGCTCCAGCCGCGTGCGCTCTGTAGAGATGTACGTCAGCAGGTTGAGGCAGTTGCAGGCGTCCGGCTCCAGGCCAAACTCGCCGACATAGGCCGCCTCGATGAGCCGCCGCACGGGATCGCTCGCCGGGATGCCCACGCTCTCCATCCACGCGCTCAGCGAGAGCTGATCCAGCGCCTCGGCGCCATTGGGCGTCCGGTAGGTGATGTATTCCTCCGGATCCTCCAGTACCCCGAGCGCCTCCTCGATGCGCTCCGCGATGGGCGCGAAGCGCTGGAGAATCTCCGCCTCGGACAGCCGCCGCCCATCGAAGAAGGCCACCAGCCTGACCAGCTCGTTGTCGTCCTTCGAGTAGTCCAGCAGCTCGATCTCCAGCTCCTCGGCCAGGTCGTGCATTGTCTGGTGGCCGGTGTCGATGAACTCCCCGCCCAGCTCGCAGTGCTGGCCGTTGGGGAAGAGGTTGCGCTCGGAGAACATGCGCCCTCCCACGCGCGACGAGGCCTCGTACACCCGCGCCAGGACGCCGCGCCGCTGGAGCCGGTAGGCACAGTGCAGCCCGGCCATCCCTCCTCCCACGATGGCCACCTGCTCCTCCTCGCCTCCCCCGCAGGCCGAGAGCAGCGCCGCCCCCGCGGTCATCGCCCCCCCGTGGAGCAATGTCCGGCGGTTGAAACGCGCAGGCGCTTGGGGCCGAGCCGCCGCAGGGTCAGCAGGCAGGCTTGCGTCCGCCCTGCGAGCGGTGCGCAGCGCTCGCAGGACGACGTTCATGAGCTGGGTACGTGCCATGACTTCCTCGTGACTGGGGGGCCCCGGAGTCTGTTTTTCATCCCACGGGGAGCACATCGATCCCTAGGGCAGAGTGTCCTGCGCTTATCGCGCCGGGGAGCAGACGGGGAAGGACTGTAACCCGCAGCGGGGTTTCTTCGTAGAGCCCCCCGAGGGAGACAGTAGGCTGGCCGTGGACGCGTTGCGGCATCGGCAGCTCACCCGGGCGGCCCTGGCGCACCGCCGCCGGTGAGGATTCAGGTCAGGGCGTCTTCGGGGTGCTGGGGACTTTCCGGAGCGCGGCGCAGGCTGGCGCGAGTCCCAGCTCACAGCCTCGGGTGAAGAGGGACTTCGCGCGCTCCGGGTTCTTCTCCACCCCGTTGCCCTGAAGGTGGGCATAGCCGAGGTTGAGGCAGCCGCCCGGCATGGCCGCATTGCAGGACTTCTCGAAGAGGCCCACGGCCTTCTTCGGATCCTGCTTCACGCCGCTGCCCGTCATGTACGCCACGCCCAACGCGCTGCAGGCGGACATGTTCCCCTTCTCGCACCCCTTGTCGAGGTACGTGGCGGAGCGCTCCGGGTTCTTCTCCACCCCATTGCCCTTCGCGTACGCCATCCCCAGGCTGAGGCAGCCATCCGCGTGGCCCCCGTTGCAGGCCTTCTCATAAAACGTGGCGGCCTTGGCGAGATCCTGCGTCCCTTGGAGCCCCATGGTGTGGGCCAGCCCCAGGTTGAAGCAGCCCTTCGGATCGTTGCCATTGCAGGCCTTGTCGAAGAACTCCACGGCCTTCCGCGAATCCCTCGGCACGCCCTGCCCCTCTGCGTAGGAGATGCCGAGGTTGGTGCACGCGTCCATGTGTCCCTTGTCGCAGGCCTTCTGGAAGAAGGTGGCGGCACGAGCGTCGTCCTTCGTCACGCCACCGAGCCCCTGCTGGAAGACCAGGGCCAGGTTGAAGCACTCGCCCGCATCTCCCTTCTTGCAGCCCTTCTCGTGGGCCTTCGCCTGACGGGACAGCTCTTCCTTTCCAAAGAACTCCTCGGCCTTCGAGGCCCCTTGTGCGAGGCCCCGCGTTGCCAGCAGGACGAGGGCCAGACAGATCCCGGCTCCAGAACGGCACATGAGAAACACCTCCCGGGCCCAAGGCCCGCTGCGGAAGAAGGCGCTACGAGTCGCGGCGGTAGAGCGTCATCACGCAAGCGCCGCCCAGCCCCAGGTTGTGCTGGAGGGCGACGCGCGCGTTCTCCACCTGGCGCTGCTCGGCCTGGCCGCGGAGCTGCCATACCAGCTCCGTGCACTGCGCCAGGCCCGTGGCACCCAGCGGGTGGCCCTTGGAGAGCAGGCCGCCCGACGGGTTGGTGACGAACTTGCCGCCGTAGGTGTTGTCGCCGTCCCAGATGAACTTCTCGGCCTCGCCCTCCTTGCACAGGCCGATGGCCTCGTACGTGAGCAGCTCGTTGGCCGTGAAGCAGTCGTGCAGCTCCACCACATCCACGTCCTCGGGGCCCACGCCAGCGCGCTCGTAGATCTGCTTGGCCGCCTTCGCCGCCATGTCGAAGCCCACCATCTTGATCATGCTGTTCTCGAAGCTCGAGGGCAGATCCGTGGTCATCGTCTGCGCGGCGATGTACACCGGCTTGGTGATGCCGTGCTTCCGGGCGAACTCGTCCGAGCACAGCACCGCCGCCGCCGCACCGCACGTGGGCGGGCAGCACTGGTAGCGCGTGAGCGGATCGAACACCTCCTCCGAAGCCAGCACCTCCTCCACCGTGAGCGGCTGGCTAAACAACGCGTACGGGTTCTTCGCGGCGTGCTTGCGCGCCTTCTCGGAGATCTTCGCGAACGTCTCGCGCTTGGTGCCGTACTTCCAGCGGTACTCGCGGCCCGCGCCGCCGAACATCTGCGCCGTCAGCGGCCCGCTGGCGAAGCCCTGGGTGCGGTTCAGCACGTCCACGTGCCGCTCCACCGGATTCACCCGGTCGTCATACTTGGCGCCCAGCGCGCCCTTCTCCATCTTCTCGAAGCCGAGCGCCAGCACGCACTCGGCCATCCCACCCTCGATGGCCTGCCGCGCCAGGTAGAGCGCGGTGGAGCCCGTGGAGCAGTTGTTGTTCACGTTGATGACGGGGATGCCCGTCAGCCCCAGCCCGTAGACGGCGCGCTGGCCGCAGGTGCTGTCGCCGTAGACGTACCCCACGAAGGCCTGCTCGATGTCCTCGTAGCGCACGCCCGCGTCCTGCAACGCCGCGCGCCCGGCCTTCGCCGCCATCACGTCATACTCTTCGCTCGCGCCGGGCTTGGCGAACTTGATCATGCCCACACCGGCGACATTGACTCGACGACCCATGACTCGTCTCTCCTTCGTGATGCGCGTCAGACCAGATTCTTGAGGAACCCCAGCCGGTGGGCGACTCGCACTTCGCCGTCCACCCGCAACTTACTCCGCTGGTAGAGCTCCTGAGCAGCGGTGCCCTTGGCCAGCGCCAGCAGCTCCTCGTCGGCCAGCGTCAGCGTCGCGGCGGCGCCTGCCTGAGTGCCCTGCGTCACGCTGCCGGGAGCCGAGCGCAGATCCACCACCCAGGTGCTCTCGGGCGCGGTGATCTTGAACTGGATCAGGGCGTTGACCTCGGCGGCCAGCTCGGGGCTCTTCGCCAGCCGCTCCTGCAACGCCTTGAAGATGGCGGGAGCAGAGCCGGCGCCGCTGCTCTTCGCGGTGTCCGCCGCATGGGGGGCCTCCGCCTTCGGCGCCTCCGCCACTTCCTTCTGATCGATCTTCGTGAGGAAGTTCAGCTTCTGCGACGCCATCACGTTGCCGGAGACCTTGAGCTTGCCGCCGAAGTACAGCTTCTGCGGGTCGGCCTTGCCGGACGTCATCGCCAGGAAGTCCGCGTCGGTCAGGTCCAGCGTGCAGTCGGCCTTGCCCACCGCGCCCTGCGTCACACTGCCCTGCCCGTTCTTCAAGTCCAACGTCCAGGAGCTGTCCGGCTGGCTGAGCTTGAAGTGGTAGACGTTGGCCACTTTGCCCACCAGCTCCGAGTGCTTCTGCACGTAGCGGCCGATGGCGGCGAACACCTCCGCACTGCCGGGGCCGCCCTGCTGCGCGGCAGCCGGAACGACGGGGGCGGCGGACGCCTGAGCGGCCTCGGCCTTGGGAGCCGGGGCGGCCTTGGGAGCCGGGGCGGCCTTGGGAAGCTCGGTGTGCAGCTCGATGGCGGCGTTGCTGATCACCACCTTCTCGCGCTCCAGCACCTTGCAGCGGACGATGATGCGCGAGTCGGACTCCTTCCACATCTCGGTCTGCAGCGTCTCGCCCGGGAAGACGGACTCGGCGAAGCGGACCTTGATGCTCTTGAAGAAGCGCCCATCACTGTCCCGGAAGGTCTTGAGCACGTGCCGCACCACGTGGCCGTAGGTACACAGGCCGTGGAGGATGGGCTTGGGGAACCCGAATGCCCCGGCGAACTCGGGGTCCGCGTGCAGCGGGTTCCAGTCTCCGGACAACCGGTAGAGCAGCGCCTGGTTCTCCTGCGTCTTCTCCGTCACCACCGCGTCCGGAGCGCGCTCCGGCGGCACGTTGATGTCGCTCGCGGGCCCGCGCTCGCCACCCCAGCCGCCCGCGCCGCGCACGAAGAGGGTCATCTCGTTGCGCGCCAGTTCCTCGCCCGTCTCTGCGTTGAAGGTGCGGATGTCCGTGACGACCAAGGCATTCTTGCCTTTGTCGAAGATGTCCTTGACCTTCCCCTGGTGGCGCAGCTTGGCGTGCGGCGGCAGCGGCCGGAGCAGCTCGGTGTACTGCTCGCCGTGTAGCACGCGATCCAGTCCGTAGTTGAGCCCGGGGGCCTGCTTGCCCTCGGCCACCAGCTTGAGCACGGCGTTCACCGCGGGGACCACGGCGTAGCTCGGCAGGGCCTGGAAGCCATCCCCGTGGTTCTCGTAGACGAAGCGCAGCTCCTTCGGGTTCAGCGGATCTCTCGCGGCGCCCACGCCCAGTGCGTAGAGCGACAAGTCCTTCTCGTCATACGACGTGGTGATGGGCGGGAACTCGAAGCCCAGGGCCTCGTCCACATCGATGAGTTCGTTGCCGCCCCGGCTCTTCGTGCCCAGGTTCTCCATCACCGGCTGCGTCGCCCCGGTGATGTCCTCGGGGAAGGTGGCCTTGCCGAAGTCGGTGATGCGCTCCCAGTTCCGCTGGACGAGCTCGGGGGTGATG
This genomic interval carries:
- a CDS encoding SEL1-like repeat protein, which encodes MCRSGAGICLALVLLATRGLAQGASKAEEFFGKEELSRQAKAHEKGCKKGDAGECFNLALVFQQGLGGVTKDDARAATFFQKACDKGHMDACTNLGISYAEGQGVPRDSRKAVEFFDKACNGNDPKGCFNLGLAHTMGLQGTQDLAKAATFYEKACNGGHADGCLSLGMAYAKGNGVEKNPERSATYLDKGCEKGNMSACSALGVAYMTGSGVKQDPKKAVGLFEKSCNAAMPGGCLNLGYAHLQGNGVEKNPERAKSLFTRGCELGLAPACAALRKVPSTPKTP
- a CDS encoding lipid-transfer protein — translated: MGRRVNVAGVGMIKFAKPGASEEYDVMAAKAGRAALQDAGVRYEDIEQAFVGYVYGDSTCGQRAVYGLGLTGIPVINVNNNCSTGSTALYLARQAIEGGMAECVLALGFEKMEKGALGAKYDDRVNPVERHVDVLNRTQGFASGPLTAQMFGGAGREYRWKYGTKRETFAKISEKARKHAAKNPYALFSQPLTVEEVLASEEVFDPLTRYQCCPPTCGAAAAVLCSDEFARKHGITKPVYIAAQTMTTDLPSSFENSMIKMVGFDMAAKAAKQIYERAGVGPEDVDVVELHDCFTANELLTYEAIGLCKEGEAEKFIWDGDNTYGGKFVTNPSGGLLSKGHPLGATGLAQCTELVWQLRGQAEQRQVENARVALQHNLGLGGACVMTLYRRDS
- a CDS encoding SDR family NAD(P)-dependent oxidoreductase, with amino-acid sequence MGNELRFDGRVAIVTGAGQGLGRAHALLLASRGAKVVVNDLGGSATGGGKSSEAADKVVADIKAAGGEAVANYDSVEEGGKIVQAALDHFKRVDIIINNAGILRDSSFQKMTEQDWELIYRVHVLGAFRVTHAAWPHMRDAGFGRIIFTSSAAGLYGNFGQANYSTAKLGLVGLARTLAIEGAKKNVFANVIAPIAGSRLTETILPKEVTDALKPEYVSPLVAVLCHEESQENGGIFEVGGGFMSKLRWQRTEGARFKLGRNITPELVQRNWERITDFGKATFPEDITGATQPVMENLGTKSRGGNELIDVDEALGFEFPPITTSYDEKDLSLYALGVGAARDPLNPKELRFVYENHGDGFQALPSYAVVPAVNAVLKLVAEGKQAPGLNYGLDRVLHGEQYTELLRPLPPHAKLRHQGKVKDIFDKGKNALVVTDIRTFNAETGEELARNEMTLFVRGAGGWGGERGPASDINVPPERAPDAVVTEKTQENQALLYRLSGDWNPLHADPEFAGAFGFPKPILHGLCTYGHVVRHVLKTFRDSDGRFFKSIKVRFAESVFPGETLQTEMWKESDSRIIVRCKVLEREKVVISNAAIELHTELPKAAPAPKAAPAPKAEAAQASAAPVVPAAAQQGGPGSAEVFAAIGRYVQKHSELVGKVANVYHFKLSQPDSSWTLDLKNGQGSVTQGAVGKADCTLDLTDADFLAMTSGKADPQKLYFGGKLKVSGNVMASQKLNFLTKIDQKEVAEAPKAEAPHAADTAKSSGAGSAPAIFKALQERLAKSPELAAEVNALIQFKITAPESTWVVDLRSAPGSVTQGTQAGAAATLTLADEELLALAKGTAAQELYQRSKLRVDGEVRVAHRLGFLKNLV